The Thioalkalivibrio sulfidiphilus HL-EbGr7 genome includes the window GGGCCTGCAAGGGACGGCTTCCTGCGCGGATGATCGATGGATTAGATACTAGCAGCGGTTTTTAACTTCGCTAGTGATCTGGAGCAATTCCTTGGTGGAGAGTTTCGCGAATCGCCAGGGTCGTGAATTGGCCTTCAAAAAACAGGGTTTCTCGCCAGGACGCGAAGACGCCAAGAAAGGCATTCTTAAATTGAATTGCTTTTCTTGGCGTCTTCGCGTCTTGGCGAGAGATCAGGCCTTGTGCTCTTGATCGACAAAACTCCATGGTCTCTAATGGACGCTGACCATTCCGTCAGGGTAGCCCCGCCATGTGTCTCGGGATCCCCATGCGTATCGTCGAGATCGATCGATTCAACGCCCGCTGCGAGGCCAAGGGCGTGGAGCGCACCGTGAGCCTGTTCCTGCTCCAGGACGAACCCCTCGAACCCGGCGATCACGTGATGGTCCACGTGGGCTATGCCATCCAGAAGATGAGCGAGGCGGACGCCCGCACCGCCTGGGATCTCTACGACGAGATGCTCCTCGTGGAAGGCAGAAGGATGAAGGATGAAGGATGAGGCGTAAGGCGTAAGGCGTAAGGCGTAAGGCGTAAGGCGGATGAAGCATGCATGAACTTGCCGTTTGTCAGTCCGTGATCCGCCAGGCGGAGGCCGTTGCCCGGGAGCATGGCGCGCGCGGCATCACCCGGATCCGGTTGCGGATCGGTGTGCTGTCCGGGGTGGAGCCGGAACTGCTGGCGCGGGCCTTCCCCCTGGCCCAGGCGGGCACGCTGGCCGAAGGCGCAAGCCTGGAGATGGAATCGCTGCCCGTACGGGTGGTGTGCAACCGCTGCGAGGCGGAGTCGGAGGTGCCCGCCAACCGGCTGCTGTGCGGTGTGTGCGGCGACTGGCAGACCCGGGTCATCAGCGGCGAGGAGATGCTGCTGGAGAGCCTGGAGCTTGTGACGGCAGAGGAGGGCGAACATGTGTGACACCTGCGGCTGCAACATCACCCCGGGCAACCGGCACCTGGTGATCAGCGGCAGGCTCTCGACGACCGACAACGGCCAATCAGCCGTCAAGGTGCTGCAGGGCCTGCTGCATGAGAACGACCGCCAGGCCGCCCACAACCGCGCCCACTTCGACAGCCGTGGCGTGCTGTGCATCAACCTCATGTCCTCGCCCGGCGCCGGCAAGACGGCCCTGCTGGAGGCCACCCTCCAGGCCCTGGGGGATGAACTGCGCATCGCGGTGATCGAGGGGGACCTGGAGACGGAGAACGATGCCGAGCGCATCCGCCGCCACGGCGTCCCCGCCGTCCAGATCACCACCGGCACTGCCTGCCACCTGGATGCGCACATGGTCCACGATGCCCTGCATCAGCTGGATCTCTCGGGCCTTGACCTGGTGTTCATCGAGAACGTGGGCAACCTGGTGTGCCCGGCGAGCTTTGATCTCGGCCATCACCGCAACGTCACCCTGCTGTCGGTCACCGAGGGCGACGACAAGCCGGCCAAGTACCCGGTGATGTTCCGCGCCGCCGATCTCATGCTGCTCACCAAGACCGACCTGCTGCCGGTGCTGGACGATTTCGACTGTGACGCCGCCGAGACCGCGTTGCGCAACCTGGCCAACCCGGCGCCGGTGATCCGGGTGTCGAGCAAAAATGGCGCCGGCATGGACGCCTGGCTGGACTGGCTGCGCGACGAGATCCGGACTCAGCGCGATCGCCTTGAAGAGGGCCGAAGCGCCCGTCCGGCGGTGCAGCCCGACGGCGCCCGCCTGCATGCCCACGCCCATCATCAGCACACCGAATGAGCCAGGACGCCCGCCAGTGGCTTGAGCGCATCCGATCCCTGGATCTGCCTCCCCGGGTGCGCATCATGAACGTCTGCGGCGGGCATGAGCGCTCCATCACTTTGGCGGGGCTGCGCTCCGCGCTGCCGCCATCCATCGAACTGATCCCCGGTCCAGGTTGCCCGGTGTGCGTCTGTCCCGAGGAGGACATCTACCAGGCCATCCAGCTGGCGCTGCACGAAGACGTCACGCTGGTGGCCTTCGGTGACATGTTGCGGGTGCCGGTCAACGTGAAGAAGAGCGAGGCGCGCTCCCTGGTGGAGGCCCAGGCGGCGGGTGCCGACGTGCGTCCCATCGCCTCGCCCACCGAGGCGGTGAGCATCGCCCGTGACCATCCGGATCGGGCCGTGGTGTTCTTCGCCGCCGGCTTCGAGACCACCACCGCGCCGGTGGCGGCCATGCTGGCCGAGGGCGTGCCGGAGAATCTCTCGGTGCTGCTCTCCGGGCGCCGGACCTGGCCGGCGGTGGCCATGCTGCTGGAATCCGAGAGCCCTGGCTTCGACGCGCTTATCGCCCCGGGCCACGTGTCCACGGTCATGGGTCCCGAGGAATGGGACTTCGTGGTGGAACGCCACCACATGCCCGCCGCCGTGGCGGGGTTCACCCCCGAGAGTCTGCTGGCGGCCACCTACTCGGTGCTGCGTCAGCACATCTCCGGCGAGTATTTCCTGGACAACTGCTATCCGGGCGTGGTGCGTCCGGGCGGCAATCCCACGGCACGGCGGCAAATGGAACGGGTACTGGACGTGGTGGATGCCAACTGGCGCGGTGTGGGTGTAATCCCGGACTCCGGCTTCGAGCTCACAGCCGAACTGGCCGCCCACAATGCCCGGCGGCTGTTCCCGTCCTACCAGGATGCCGCCCGCAGGCGGGCCGGCCAGATGCCCCCGGGTTGTGATTGTGCCAGGGTGGTTCTGGGACGTATCTATCCTGACGAATGCCGCCTCTACGGCAAGGCCTGCACGCCGCGCAACCCGGTCGGGCCGTGCATGGTCTCCGACGAGGGGGCGTGCCGCATCTGGTGGGCCGGGGGTGTTCGGCAGCAGAGGCCGCGTGTCGCCTGAGACCCGCCGCCTGCGCATCGGCGGGCAGGTGCAGGGGGTGGGTTTTCGTCCCTTCGTCTACCGCCAGGCCCTGAGCCTCGGCATTCGCGGCTGGGTGCAGAACCGCACCGGCGAGGTGCTCATTGAGGCGAGCGGCGAGCCGGATCTTCTAAAGACCTTTCTTCACCGCCTGTTGTACGAGGCGCCGCCGCTGGCACGTCCACGGCTCATGGAACAGCAGCAACTCTCCCAGGCATCCGCGAGCGATTTCCGCATCCTTCCCAGCGATGCCGGGGCACCGCCCCGCGTCCATGTGCCGCCCGATTTCTTCACCTGCGATGCCTGTCTGGGCGAACTCGCCGATCCCGCTGCGCGCCGGCATCGCTATCCGTTCATCAACTGCACCCAGTGCGGACCCCGCTACACCCTGATCCGGGCACTGCCCTACGACCGGGCCAACACCGCCATGGCCGGTTTCCACCTGTGCGAGGCCTGTGGCGCCGAGTACCGGTCGCCCGCGGACCGGCGCTTCCACGCCGAGCCCCTGGCCTGTCCGGTCTGTGGGCCGACGCTGACGTACAAGGGTCCCGAAGGGGCGGCCTCGGGCAACGAGGCGGCCCTGGCCGCCTGCGTCGCCGCCCTGAAGGCGGGACGCATCGTGGCGGTCAAGGGCGTGGGCGGTTACCACCTGCTGTGTGATGCCACCGATCCTGCCGTGGTCGCGCGCCTGCGTGAACGCAAGCACCGGCCCCACAAACCGCTGGCCGTGCTGTTTCCCTGGGAGGGCGATGACGGTCTCGCGTCGCTGCGCCGGCATGCCCATCCAGGCGATGCCGAGGCGGCCCTGCTGACAGGGCCCGAACGGCCCATCGTCCTGGTGACGCTGAAGGCGGACCTTGGTCTGGCCAAGGGCATCGCGCCCGGGCTGTCCGAAGTCGGCGCCATGCTCCCCTACAGTCCCCTGCATCACCTGCTCAGCCGGGACTTTGGCGCGCCACTGGTGGCCACCTCCGCGAACCGTTCCGGTGAGCCGGTGTTCATCGCGGCCGCCGAGGTGGAGGCGGCGCTCGGTTCGGTGGCCGATGCCTTCCTGCACCACGATCGTGACATCCTTCGGCCTGCCGATGACAGCGTCATGAGGGTGATTGGAGGACGCGGGCGGCGCCTGCGCATCGGGCGCGGGCTGGCGCCGCTGGAGTTGGACTTGCCACGTCGAGTCGAGCGGCCGACGCTCGCCGTGGGCGGGCACATGAAAAACACCATCGCGCTCGCCTGGGAGGAGCGGGTGGTGATCTCGCCCCATATCGGCGAACTGGACAGCCCGCGCAGCCTCGCGGTGTTCGAACAGGTGATCGGGGATCTCG containing:
- a CDS encoding HypC/HybG/HupF family hydrogenase formation chaperone — encoded protein: MCLGIPMRIVEIDRFNARCEAKGVERTVSLFLLQDEPLEPGDHVMVHVGYAIQKMSEADARTAWDLYDEMLLVEGRRMKDEG
- a CDS encoding hydrogenase maturation nickel metallochaperone HypA, whose protein sequence is MHELAVCQSVIRQAEAVAREHGARGITRIRLRIGVLSGVEPELLARAFPLAQAGTLAEGASLEMESLPVRVVCNRCEAESEVPANRLLCGVCGDWQTRVISGEEMLLESLELVTAEEGEHV
- the hypB gene encoding hydrogenase nickel incorporation protein HypB — protein: MCDTCGCNITPGNRHLVISGRLSTTDNGQSAVKVLQGLLHENDRQAAHNRAHFDSRGVLCINLMSSPGAGKTALLEATLQALGDELRIAVIEGDLETENDAERIRRHGVPAVQITTGTACHLDAHMVHDALHQLDLSGLDLVFIENVGNLVCPASFDLGHHRNVTLLSVTEGDDKPAKYPVMFRAADLMLLTKTDLLPVLDDFDCDAAETALRNLANPAPVIRVSSKNGAGMDAWLDWLRDEIRTQRDRLEEGRSARPAVQPDGARLHAHAHHQHTE
- the hypD gene encoding hydrogenase formation protein HypD encodes the protein MSQDARQWLERIRSLDLPPRVRIMNVCGGHERSITLAGLRSALPPSIELIPGPGCPVCVCPEEDIYQAIQLALHEDVTLVAFGDMLRVPVNVKKSEARSLVEAQAAGADVRPIASPTEAVSIARDHPDRAVVFFAAGFETTTAPVAAMLAEGVPENLSVLLSGRRTWPAVAMLLESESPGFDALIAPGHVSTVMGPEEWDFVVERHHMPAAVAGFTPESLLAATYSVLRQHISGEYFLDNCYPGVVRPGGNPTARRQMERVLDVVDANWRGVGVIPDSGFELTAELAAHNARRLFPSYQDAARRRAGQMPPGCDCARVVLGRIYPDECRLYGKACTPRNPVGPCMVSDEGACRIWWAGGVRQQRPRVA
- the hypF gene encoding carbamoyltransferase HypF, whose amino-acid sequence is MSPETRRLRIGGQVQGVGFRPFVYRQALSLGIRGWVQNRTGEVLIEASGEPDLLKTFLHRLLYEAPPLARPRLMEQQQLSQASASDFRILPSDAGAPPRVHVPPDFFTCDACLGELADPAARRHRYPFINCTQCGPRYTLIRALPYDRANTAMAGFHLCEACGAEYRSPADRRFHAEPLACPVCGPTLTYKGPEGAASGNEAALAACVAALKAGRIVAVKGVGGYHLLCDATDPAVVARLRERKHRPHKPLAVLFPWEGDDGLASLRRHAHPGDAEAALLTGPERPIVLVTLKADLGLAKGIAPGLSEVGAMLPYSPLHHLLSRDFGAPLVATSANRSGEPVFIAAAEVEAALGSVADAFLHHDRDILRPADDSVMRVIGGRGRRLRIGRGLAPLELDLPRRVERPTLAVGGHMKNTIALAWEERVVISPHIGELDSPRSLAVFEQVIGDLGALYRVTPERVLHDAHPGYGSTRWAKAHAQRHGLQRRPVFHHHAHAAMLAGEHPQVDRWLVFTWDGTGFGEDGTIWGGEALLGVPGHWRRVASLRPFRLSGGEKAGREPWRSAAALAWETGRDWQPEGLDVSLARQAWERQLNTPVCTAMGRVFDACAALAGVMQQTSYEAQAPMVWESLCREADASIEVPSLPLEQDAMGVLRMDWSPLVALMLDGQRSIVERSCLMHEALAEGLATQAMRLREIHGEFTVGLSGGVFLNRPLVERVMQRLASRGFAVHLPEQIPYNDAGLSVGQIIETLFSTPA